A stretch of DNA from Oryza brachyantha chromosome 4, ObraRS2, whole genome shotgun sequence:
CCTTTCCTTTCGCCTCATCAACGTTGCATTGTCGGCGAGTGCTCTTTCTTCTTTATAGACTACAGCAGGAGTATAGTACATTACTCTGTTCGTCTTGGTGTGTTTTGGGCTTTAACCAATAAGTTGCTTTATCAATATAGTGTCATCAGTGTGACATAAAAGTATAGTGAAGTAATATAGTAATGCCAATTTTAAGTCATaaaaattactccctccaatttAATTACTTCTTGTAATTTTGAATAACCATGTGATCTCCAAAATTCGTGTTTaactataattatatataatagataaatgcttttatttttattaaccactccatccgtttcataatgtaagatttttgacttttttattgtaatgtttgagcattcgtcttatttaaaaaattatagaaatattatttatttttcttgtgacttactttattatcaaaagaactttaagcatgactttttattttttatatttgtattaaatttttgaataagacggatgatcaaatgttaccactaaaaaattaaacatcttatgttatgaaacggaggtagtacttttttataaactccTGTTGTTCCCGTGtcttcaaactcctgttggaCGGATACTTTTTCTTGGATTACAATATGAGAatgttcttttccttttttatttttcttggataAGGTATCTCGTTTTACGTACCTCGTGAaggagagcgagagagaggacaTGGGCCACTATAAGAGTCCAACCTTCTTATATTTTCCATCCCTATATTTGAAATTGTCTATTTTTcgtattaaaaaattcaagctCAAATACACAATCAAAAAGAGACATTACATGTCACCAAGCATGGGACAATCAagcatttttacaatttttcaacttttgttTAAGTTCGTTGCAACGCACGGGCATTATTGAGTCATAttactataagctagattattataacTTGCAGTAGAATAAGctgtgagttgtttctttcctagattattagagCTTAGATTATTAGGTTTGCAAGACTAAAGAGGGAGTGTggtggcatggtgggtaatttttcacccaataatCTGGAAAAAGCTCACATAAATAagtttatcagattataataaagtcacttcaataagttgtctatttctttcagcttactactaataatctagattataataatttcaaattaaaagaaaCATGGCCTAAGACGGTATGGAAGAATTAAGACAACCATttgtgtttaaaaaattaataataaaaaatatgatggaCATTTTATACCACTAACAACCGTTAGATTTGGTCACTGTAGCACTCCTAATACGTGATACCATTATAATCACGATGAATACTTCATTTGTCATGGGATGATTTTCAGTTAATTATAATTACGTTAAAACTTTTCAGTCACCTGAAAAGACCAATACGCCCCCAGCGCAGCGTAAATTCTCTTGCTATTCAAGGTTACCACTTACCAAGATCGTTCTTTTCTCCGTCCTCTCTTATCTCCCGTACGCGCCAGGGACACCTAGCTACAGCCGCAcggtggcggccggccggccgccgagctcccccctccccctcatCTCTCTGCCTTGCGGCTGCCCAGGAAGGCTTCCTCCCGGCGCCTGCGCCGATCTCCCACGAGCAGGGGCGCTGCATCCTTaccggtgagcatccatccatcccttACGCAGCCACATCCTCTTTCTCATCTTTCTCTATCCACGAACTTGTTTTTTTGTCTTCTGGAATTTGCATCATGAACCCTAGATAGGTTCTCTTTCGGATCTGGATTAGTTTGCCTTAATAACCTTAAGGGACACTaataacagttttttttttccttttgttccCAAAAAGTTTAATTCCTGATTTCCGTAGGACGCAGTTTAAATGTTTAATTCCTGGTCGAATCTTGAAGGGGAGAAAAATATTGCCTTCCAATTGGTGCCTCTATCCATGATTTCTGCATGAgcttgtgatgtttttttttcttattccaAACCTAATAGTTAGGGACTAGATCGATCTCTATTTCGAACTGACGAGTGTTAGTAATGATAGTGTCACTAGTGTGTATGTTCAGTGTGCCatctcttttttcccttcttaagtACTGCTATGCTTTTATACAgtgtgattattttattattgtgaCGAAGAAAATGCTATAGTCTCCTATAGCGCTTATTTCTTGATGCTTGCACATATACCTTAGAGTTTTGACTAATCGTTGCAACTTGCTCTTGTTACGACAGAACTCAGACTTGCATGGCGACATGCGATGAAGATGCTAAGAAGGCGTACGCCGATTTCGAGAAGAAGATCAAGAGGACGATATACATAGATCATCTTTCCCCTCAAGTGACGAGCTCAGTAATTAAAGCAGCTCTTGCCCAATGTGCGAATGTTGTCGATGTGGAGTTTATTGTTAATTACACGATCCCGTATGATATTCCTTCTGCTGCATTGGTTGAATTGGATGATGAAATACAAGTTAAGGCTGCATTAGGCTTGATGAATGATTTCCCTTTCATAATTGGTGGAATGCCAAGACCAGTAAGAGCTACCTGTGCAAAGCCCGAGATGTTTCGGGAGCGCCCTCCTCGCCCTGGCATGAAGAAAGAGTTCCGGTGGGTAAAACAAGAAGATGGAAAGGAGTATGAAGGAATGAAAAAACTGAGGGTCCTTGCAAAAAGGCAAGAAGTAGAAAATATGGCACTCATAAAGGTAACATAGTTGATTTGTGAGCTATGACTCCTTTTAGATGAGCTGTGTGTATGACTGCCTtctaatcatattttaagaatCACCATCTTATATCTGTTTTATTCTCACTACGACTTAAAAACCATAGTTTCTGAGTAATATTCCCCTGTCATGAACTAGTTGGCAGAGCCTGTGTCAATCTGAATACCATAATTTTTGCACATATGAGTATAGTTATTCTGAATGATGAACAATTTTGTTAACCTGTAGAATGTCTGCATATAATAAATATGCTTAAACTACTGATTCTTCTTGTATCTTGTAATTATAAATGGAAGAGTAATTATAACCATAAACATGATTGGGCAACTATTACGCGCTTGCCCGGCTGTTGTTAGTCCGCTATTGTGTTTGTGCCAGTTTCTTTATGGTGGTAGGACAGTATTTTGGGATCTTGATGCTGTATGGTGATAAATATGTTGCCGTTGTTTGATATTGATATGGATATGAAACATGGCATTGAtgtgtttgtgtttgtgttCCTGCCAGAATCAAATGGAAGAGGAGAAGGAGCTGgcaaagcagcagcaggaatTACTTGATGCAAATTACAAGAAGTATGACATGCTGGAGAATGTCGTACAGAACGGAAATATGAAGAGCCTGGCTCACCATTATGGAGTCGGCTTGGCCGATGAGTTTTGACAATCCAATTCATGAGCTGCTTGCTTCTCTAATAAGTCTGGTCTAGTTTCCAGAGGAAGCAACATGTCTAAtaaccctctctctctctctctctctctctctctctctctctccaggCCTATAGGGCATTAATCATGTGAATGTGCGAGGTCAATTATGCAATGACTAGGTTGAGGCACGCATTAGGCGTGAGAAAAGGCATCCTGTGTGTAAAAATAGTTGGCTGCCATAATCTGAGGGGCTATCCCTTCAGCCCTTGTGATTCTGTGATGCCGAGCGGAAATGATTATCAAAACTTGTTTACCATTGAACCGTGTTTTTTCTTGCTTAGCTTCAGAGTTGTGAACACCTCTACTCGTCCCCTGaagtgagatttttttttttcctgaaagcAAGCCAGCCTAGCTGGTGTTATATTAAGCCAAGGAAGAATATTTACAGGATCACCAAATGGTGATGAGTCTGAGCCTAGAAaaccaaaagaagaaaaagaagttaGCATCAACCCTACCCAAAGATGAACTAAAGGATCACCAAAGGCAGTATTCTCGCAAGATCTGTCGCTCCACACAATACCCATGTTCCCATTTCGTCTTTGATTTTGCTCACTGCCTGCTGCATCTGCATTTCTTCGTTATTGAACATACTCATGTTTCTTTCACAGCAAATTTCCATCCAATGAGGATGTGAGCTGTTGTGAGCGCTTTGGTCTTTGTCTTGTCTCCATGGTGTGTTCTCGAGCACCACCTATCCAGCAGATTTTGTTCAGGATCATGACCCAAGTTGTATGGTGCAGCTTGTGCTAGCTATGACCTTCTCCCAAATCTCACGTGTGAAGATACATTCTTTGAAGAGATGCTGGGATGTCTTGTAAATTCAGTGGCTAGGGGCCCTTCTGAACTCATGAGATCATGAGATATACTGTATTAGTTTCAGATCAGAGGCCAACTAGAGGTAATGTATCGGGTTATACAAATCAaacttttgtaatatttttcacCCAGAGGAGCTTATtagattatagtaatctatGATCTAAATTAATAAGCTgacataataatcttattgtttattttagatatttctatAGTTCAGATTACAATAATCTTAAACTAAGACAGACGTTGACCGATCGAAAGAGCTAGCAGCTTATACTGGATGAGGTTTTATGTAGTTCACCCCTGATCTCGCTCCATGTTGTGGCTAAATAGGTATGGAGGAGTTTAGCACGAAAGTGCAGCGTGTGGGGAtcgagggaggggaggggttCCCCTCTCCTGCACTGCAAGCAAAATGTTTTTGATGAGTTGCTTGCTGCTATGGCCATGCCTTTCCCGCCCTACCTCTCGCACGtattccttcctcctcctctcatgCATCAATTCCCTTCTTTCCTTCTTCtcgttgtatatatatgtgtgcaaaGTGTTAACATGCATGCTTCAGCCGTCATCGACGACTCTCATGCCTTTCACTcgctgtaattttttttttgtttgatctgATCGAATTTGTAGCTAGTGACTAGTGATTAACAATGGCTACAACTCTTGTGTGCTTGTCTCTGGTCCTCCTTTGCTTTTTGTCAGGTAATACACCACATTGTACAAACTACTGATAAAGTTTtcgttgttttttcttctttgagATGAAAAAACTGGTGgatctccatatatatatatgcatgtcatGGCAGCCGGCATGATGTGTTAGGCAACAAGCCAGCCATCGTGCAAGCTAGTTTTTGTTTCGGTCCTTGAAGGTAATTATTGATGAATGACGTGGCACATGTATGGATATATGCAGGTGGTGGCGTGAGAGGCGGCGAGTCGCTCCGCGTGTTCACCATCATAAACCAGTGCAAGACGGTGGTCTGGCCGGCGATCACGCCCGGCGAGAGCTTCGGAGGCGGCGGGTTCGCGCTGCGGCCGGGGCAGTCGATGGTGTTCACGGCGCCGGTGGGGTGGTCGGGGCGCATCTGGGGGCGGACGGGGTGCAGCTTCGACCAGGCGGGCAACGGGTCGTGCGCGACGGGGGCGTGCGGGACGGCGCTGCAGTGCGGCGGGTCgggcgcgacgccggcgacgctgGCGGAGTTCACGCTGGCGTCCAAGGACTTCTACGACGTGAGCCTGGTGGACGGGTTCAACCTGCCGATGGTGGTGCGGCCGCTGAACGGGCAGGGCAactgcacggcggcggggtgcGACGGCGACCTGCGGGAGAGGTGCCCGTCGGAGCTGGCGATGAAGGTGGGGGGGCGGACGGTGGCGTGCCGAAGCGCGTGCGACGTGTTCGACACCGACCAGTACTGCTGCCGGGGGCTGTACGGCAACCCGTCGACGTGCCAGCCGACGTTCTACTCCAAGAAGTTCAAGGACGCGTGCCCCACCGCCTACAGCTACGCCTACGACGACCCCTCCAGCATCTTCACCTGCTCCAACGCCGACTACACCATCACCTTCTGCTCCAACACCAAGCGCTCCGTCTGCACCTACCACAACAATCGCCTCATCTgcagcgccgcctccacccctGCTTCTtcgcccttcttcctcctcctcctcctcttcactTTTCTCGCTCTGCTCCGCTTTTCACTCTAATACCTTCTTCCTCGCTTCATCTTCATTCTTCaaacacaacacaacacagCTCAGCTGCTGTGCTACTTTCATCGCATTTGAGATCTGTGCATACTCCCTCCCATGTCAATACATGTAGATGtatactcctcctcctcctataCATAGTAGGCAGGATCTACTTACTATATGGAGTGAAACAATCAAGAACAGGGGATGTTGCTTGAGATCACGATGAGCGTTAGAATATAAGTAAAATCCAATACGAATAGtccttaataaatgaggaataTGTGTACATGGAATAATAGTTGAGGATAAAATAAGAAGAGTTTTTAATGAAAAGTAATTGATTGGATAATTAATGCTATGAATAATATtaggaaaaaattatattttcatataagaTTCTAACCCTAAAAATGATTACATTTTGAAATGGACAGAGTAGGCTGCTACagaggcgcggcggtggcgtcttGTATCAAATTAAAGCGCGtcgagatgagatgagatgagacgGGAGATGATGGATGGTGAATTGGTGACAGTCTTGGGCGGCCATGGGAGAGGACTTCAACTTGTAAAAATCCGCTTCAGCCCAGCACAAATCAGTCCAACTAAACTCATAGGGCAAATGGATACGTGGCCCATACGGTGGCACTTTTCCAAAAGAGCCCCTGTTTCACAAGAAAAACTCTTTCAAACTACAGAGGAGATTGCAGGTCATCTAAATggtaaaagaatttttttaaaaaaaaaacacgataGATTAATGTACGATATTCCCTGCATGTTTTAATAGACGATAT
This window harbors:
- the LOC102708432 gene encoding uncharacterized protein LOC102708432, producing MATCDEDAKKAYADFEKKIKRTIYIDHLSPQVTSSVIKAALAQCANVVDVEFIVNYTIPYDIPSAALVELDDEIQVKAALGLMNDFPFIIGGMPRPVRATCAKPEMFRERPPRPGMKKEFRWVKQEDGKEYEGMKKLRVLAKRQEVENMALIKNQMEEEKELAKQQQELLDANYKKYDMLENVVQNGNMKSLAHHYGVGLADEF
- the LOC102717063 gene encoding pathogenesis-related thaumatin-like protein 3.5, giving the protein MATTLVCLSLVLLCFLSGGGVRGGESLRVFTIINQCKTVVWPAITPGESFGGGGFALRPGQSMVFTAPVGWSGRIWGRTGCSFDQAGNGSCATGACGTALQCGGSGATPATLAEFTLASKDFYDVSLVDGFNLPMVVRPLNGQGNCTAAGCDGDLRERCPSELAMKVGGRTVACRSACDVFDTDQYCCRGLYGNPSTCQPTFYSKKFKDACPTAYSYAYDDPSSIFTCSNADYTITFCSNTKRSVCTYHNNRLICSAASTPASSPFFLLLLLFTFLALLRFSL